A single region of the Serinus canaria isolate serCan28SL12 chromosome 1, serCan2020, whole genome shotgun sequence genome encodes:
- the DDIAS gene encoding DNA damage-induced apoptosis suppressor protein has translation MSSVQGLLAASVISIQNSCFIYPACQNCFSRLILDSRRFNCLKCGCTGEAKDASYRYRLSLKIADTNDLFDITVFGSCLDPFFGVTAENLQRYIQDFNQLSGEINTESAARALVQAVETCFIGKRFIFGVKVYAREDGGHSAASSILQKCSRINRSTKNLVACQIFPPNAAVTGFTVISYLDHLLQSAKFRSCKNSSYLPDASSAPIDEPLSELSSLSSLSRSSCSVQSSGRESFLGCWQQSLSLTSSVAWVTAEDFPTLEVRKLVSEQHEQEEKPVSAELGSVSLNNQTLWDSQFLISSVKEGDKEKDNELSSQLSWTDSISATDKLERVSSSNTKCSYGNSSKLLQHPLESEVKNNYPKTNRRNYSYGEKSHKSLVCKRDTSAPNHVNVAGVSQMDFMFWEELPFSESLNELLARIEDGRSVVTSPSLDAGKLVHLESSKLSVNLNKSYSRQAVGDFPAASVSGRLLPPAGNDSWETTVFACLQSNANPPGDVSQFESSPSDLSSTLKEGGASLPVTPEPSVSQSRSVRSKEANNDPANSSWSFIRLHGETSCSKKSKTATCVHFACESCLAPCENKENYSTSSQKTDLTLTGAQVSDPPTPNNEKSIYIREFKPLRELSDNTFKSISRKELQWNNTFPEGSYNASADLFDASVRGVAKPVEFLNKSCSSSVQEDTLTEKVTAESVLSPGGVPCNSSKLSSSLPRSPHAFSKHSTPVTYSFWDSECSSVCAQDFVPYSQSTPMTKPLQKLWPVGERSSFINLFTPKNPTKIHSKGKRSRSSFQNTLLQQLTGKLVKRERPRNRKDKESGSSASLKFLNSQLPVSLEEWIPPSSNKGLKPTASLNLKAVSWAADLQSTRGHTGRNPISESRKSSEDDENLIQNERISPGDRARILTTPSSASVTKTLVLHEPVLKTCSPSEGENHLSGGNYSGVVLEKPTLWSPELFFQARTPFSKKPKY, from the exons ATGAGTAGTGTGCAGGGACTCTTGGCTGCCTCTGTGATTTCCATCCAGAATTCCTGCTTCATCTATCCTGCCTGTCAAAACTGCTTTTCTAGGCTGATACTGGATTCCAGGAG GTTCAACTGTCTAAAATGTGGCTGCACAGGTGAAGCTAAAGATGCGAGCTACAGATATAGGTTGTCCCTAAAGATTGCTGACACTAATGATTTGTTTGACATCACTGTTTTTGGAAGTTGCTTAGATCCATTCTTTGGGGTCACCGCAGAGAATCTGCAGAG GTATATTCAAGACTTCAATCAGCTGTCAggagaaataaacacagagtCAGCTGCAAGAGCGTTAGTTCAAGCAGTGGAAACCTGTTTCATTGGAAAAAGGTTTATATTTGGAGTAAAG GTTTATGCAAGGGAAGATGGAGGgcattctgctgccagcagcatcttGCAGAAGTGTTCCAGAATTAATAGAAGTACGAAAAACCTTGTGGCGTGCCAGATCTTCCCACCAAATGCTGCTGTTACTGGCTTCACTGTTATCAGCTACTTAGATCATCTCCTGCAGTCGGCAAAATTCAGGAGCTGCAAGAACAGCTCATATTTACCTGATGCGTCATCAGCTCCCATAGATGAACCTCTCAGTGAGCTCAGCAGCTTGTCTAGCCTGAGCAGGAGCTCCTGTTCTGTTCAGTCTAGTGGCAGGGAAAGTTTTTTAGGGTGCTGGCAGCAATCCTTAAGTCTGACTTCATCTGTTGCTTGGGTAACAGCGGAAGACTTTCCCACTCTGGAAGTGAGAAAGCTGGTGAGTGAACAGCATGAACAAGAGGAGAAGCCTGTCTCTGCAGAATTGGGCAGTGTAAGCCTCAACAATCAAACTCTTTGGGACTCACAGTTTCTGATCTCTTCTGTGAAGGAAGGGGATAAAGAGAAGGATAATGAATTGAGTTCACAGCTTAGTTGGACTGACAGTATCTCTGCAACTGATAAATTGGAGAGAGTTTCCTCTTCAAACACCAAATGTTCATATGGAAACAGTTCCAAGTTGTTACAACATCCCTTGGAATCTGAGGTAAAAAACAATTACCCAAAAACTAATCGTAGAAATTATTCTTATggagaaaaatcccacaaatcccTTGTTTGCAAGAGAGATACCTCAGCTCCTAATCACGTAAATGTAGCTGGAGTGTCTCAGATGGACTTCATGTTTTGGGAAGAGCTCCCATTCTCAGAGAGCCTAAATGAATTGTTAGCCAGAATAGAGGATGGCAGGAGTGTTGTAACATCACCCAGCCTTGATGCAGGCAAACTTGTCCATCTTGAGAGCAGCAAGTTGAGTGTAAATCTTAACAAATCGTATTCCAGGCAAGCTGTAGGTGATTTTCCTGCAGCCAGTGTCTCAGGGAGGCTCTTGCCACCAGCAGGGAACGATAGTTGGGAGACCACAGTGTTTGCTTGTCTTCAGTCAAATGCAAACCCTCCGGGTGATGTGTCACAATTTGAGTCTTCCCCTAGTGATTTATCTTCAACCCTCAAGGAAGGTGGAGCATCCTTGCCAGTTACACCAGAGCCTTCTGTTTCTCAGAGCAGATCTGTGCGGTCCAAAGAAGCAAATAATGACCCTGCAAATTCCTCTTGGTCTTTTATTAGGCTGCATGGAGAAACCTCCTGTTCAAAAAAGAGCAAGACAGCCACCTGTGTGCATTTTGCATGTGAAAGCTGTTTAGCTCCttgtgaaaataaagaaaactatTCTACATCGAGCCAAAAAACGGATCTTACACTCACAGGGGCCCAGGTCTCTGATCCACCGACTCCCAACAATgaaaaaagtatatatataaGAGAATTTAAACCATTGAGAGAACTGTCAGATAATACCTTCAAAAGTATTAGTAGGAAAGAGCTGCAGTGGAACAACACCTTCCCTGAAGGCAGCTACAATGCTTCTGCTGATCTCTTTGATGCAAGTGTAAGAGGTGTAGCAAAACCTGTGGAATTCTTAAATAAATCATGTAGTTCTTCAGTACAGGAAGATACTTTGACAGAGAAAGTCACAGCTGAATCAGTGCTTTCTCCTGGAGGTGTTCCTTGTAACAGTTCAAAACTGAGCTCATCCCTACCCAGGTCCCCTCATGCTTTTAGCAAGCACAGTACACCTGTAACTTACTCCTTTTGGGATTCAGAATGCAGTTCAGTTTGTGCTCAGGACTTCGTTCCTTATTCACAGTCAACTCCTATGACAAAACCTCTGCAGAAACTATGGCCTGTTGGGGAAAGAAGCTCTTTTATCAACCTCTTCACCCCTAAAAATCCCACTAAAATCCATTCCAAAGGTAAGCGATCCAGGTCTTCCTTTCAGAacactctgctgcagcagcttaCCGGCAAGTTAGTGAAACGTGAGAGACCAAGGAAcaggaaagacaaagaaagtGGTAGCTCTGCTTCCCTGAAGTTCCTGAACAGCCAACTGCCTGTCAGCTTGGAGGAATGGATCCCTCCATCTTCAAACAAAGGGCTGAAACCAACTGcatctttaaatttaaaagcagttaGCTGGGCTGCTGACTTGCAATCCACCCGTGGGCACACTGGCAGGAACCctatttctgaaagcagaaagagcAGTGAAGATGATGAAAATCTCATCCAAAATGAGAGAATAAGCCCTGGGGATAGAGCCAGGATTCTAACGACTCCTTCATCTGCAAGTGTCACCAAGACCTTGGTTTTACATGAACCTGTCCTGAAAACTTGTTCCCCTTCAGAAGGTGAGAATCACCTCTCAGGTGGAAATTATTCAGGGGTTGTGTTGGAAAAGCCAACTCTCTGGTCCCCTGAGCTGTTCTTCCAAGCACGGACCCCTTTTTCCAAGAAGCCAAAATACTAA